The following are encoded together in the Primulina tabacum isolate GXHZ01 chromosome 18, ASM2559414v2, whole genome shotgun sequence genome:
- the LOC142533344 gene encoding alpha-galactosidase 1-like, giving the protein MEASFLAVSTIWLLLIVTAATATYDAEIKNRRNLLANGLGSTPPMGWNSWNHFNCMIDEKMIRDTADALVSTGLAKLGYIYVNIDDCWAEISRDEKGYLVPKKSTFPSGMKALADYVHGKGLKLGIYSDAGYFTCSKKMPGSLGHEEQDAKTFASWGIDYLKYDNCNNDGSKPLVRYPVMTQALMNAGRPIFFSLCEWGDMHPATWGFKIGNSWRTTNDISDNWDSMVSRADQNEVYAEYARPGGWNDPDMLEIGNGGMTKDEYVVHFSLWAISKAPLLIGCDVRNTTKDILDIIANKEAIAINQDKLGVQAKKVRMEGDWEVWAGPLSKYRVALVILNRGAWRTAITAHWDDIGIPVGSTVVARDVWEHKTLKTRFVGNLTATIDPHACKMYVLKPVS; this is encoded by the exons ATGGAGGCATCATTTCTTGCAGTGTCAACAATTTGGTTGTTGCTGATCGTTACTGCTGCTACTGCCACTTATGATGCTGAAATCAAGAACAGAAGGAATCTTCTTGCAAATGGCCTTGGATCAACTCCTCCAATGGG gTGGAATAGTTGGAATCATTTCAACTGCATGATTGATGAAAAAATGATAAGAGACACTG CTGATGCTCTAGTCTCCACTGGTCTTGCAAAGCTGGGATACATATATGTCAATATTG ATGACTGCTGGGCCGAAATTTCTCGAGACGAAAAG GGTTATCTGGTGCCTAAGAAATCCACATTTCCTTCTGGGATGAAGGCTTTGGCTGACTATGTTCATGGAAAGGGACTTAAGTTGGGAATATACTCAGATGCTGG CTATTTCACTTGCAGCAAAAAAATGCCTGGTTCACTCGGCCACGAGGAACAAGATGCCAAAACTTTTGCTTCTTgg GGCATTGATTATTTGAAGTATGACAATTGTAACAACGATGGATCAAAGCCATTAGTTCG ATATCCAGTGATGACCCAGGCTCTGATGAACGCAGGACGCCCTATCTTCTTTTCCCTTTGCGAATG GGGAGATATGCACCCGGCCACATGGGGTTTTAAGATAGGAAACAGCTGGAGAACTACAAATGATATATCTGATAACTGGGATAG CATGGTTTCGAGAGCAGATCAGAATGAAGTTTATGCTGAGTATGCTAGGCCTGGTGGCTGGAATG ATCCTGACATGCTTGAGATTGGAAATGGAGGAATGACCAAAGATGAATACGTAGTTCATTTCAGTTTGTGGGCAATCTCCAAG GCACCTCTTCTTATCGGTTGTGATGTGAGAAATACAACAAAAGACATATTGGATATAATAGCCAATAAAGAGGCCATTGCCATCAACCAAG ACAAACTAGGAGTTCAAGCTAAAAAGGTTCGAATGGAAGGCGATTGGGAG gtTTGGGCTGGACCGCTTTCGAAGTACAGAGTGGCACTGGTGATTCTGAACCGAGGGGCTTGGCGAACGGCCATAACCGCTCACTGGGATGACATTGGGATTCCTGTTGGAAGCACTGTGGTTGCAAGAGATGTGTGGGAGCACAAGACCTTAAAGACAAGGTTTGTagggaatttgacagcaacaatagatccacatgcatgcaaaatgtATGTATTGAAGCCAGTTTCTTGA